One part of the Sciurus carolinensis chromosome 4, mSciCar1.2, whole genome shotgun sequence genome encodes these proteins:
- the Tespa1 gene encoding protein TESPA1 isoform X5: MTGGTNKTSSSISEILDQVQEDAEDVLFSLGFGQEDHRDTSRIPARFFTNPSQAKGIDFQLFLKAQVRRIEMEDPCLMLASRFKQVQTLAVTADAFFCLYSYVSKTPVQKFTPSHMFWNCNPTDVPSIRILTPESEPHSPKERLRKAISKMCLYTGSRDRFSSPHNTPKRNSLDQVVWEVMDRVREEKLVLQKGPGFGEGPQKETAHPTRDSQLPATSPCVFYAKEETQQGMSTVRAPPQDLDSNPEAPCCIHSLTRAYPQWSTNSAQVRRELWGLQATNKEAHSATKEIFWERKSKARKNLFQKSSLDKKFKSLDLSVIQQKWKQSQNRPELHHSITQQPQHTVDSEKLQLQSNSEEEESCWSSRPTLPDLSQTFPGKNARRSTEKLTSRKMTFLGFLHPDSSTCSDSSGFSDQPNSYLF; encoded by the exons ATGACTGGTGGGACCAACAAGACAAGTTCAAG CATCTCAGAGATTCTGGATCAGGTGCAAGAAGATGCAGAAGATGTCCTCTTCAGTCTGGGCTTCGGCCAAGAGGACCACAGAGACACTTCTCGGATCCCTGCAAGATTTTTCACCAACCCCTCTCAGGCCAAGGGCATTGATTTCCAGCTCTTCCTGAAGGCTCAGGTGCGGAGGATTGAAATGGAAGACCCCTGCCTCATGTTAGCCA GCAGGTTTAAGCAGGTGCAAACTCTGGCTGTTACTGCTGATGCCTTCTTCTGTCTCTACTCCTATGTGTCTAAGACACCTGTCCAAAAATTCACACCATCCCATATGTTCTGGAATTGCAACCCAACTGATGTGCCATCCATCAGGATTCTGACTCCAGAGTCTGAACCCCACTCACCCAAAGAACGCCTCCGGAAAGCTATCTCCAAAATGTGCCTGTACACAGGTTCCCGCGATCGGTTCTCATCACCCCACAACACCCCTAAGAGAAACAGTTTGGACCAAGTGGTGTGGGAAGTAATGGACAgagtgagagaagagaagctaGTTCTTcagaaaggccctgggtttggggAAGGTCCACAGAAAGAGACTGCCCACCCTACAAGGGATTCACAGCTTCCTGCTACCTCTCCATGTGTCTTCTACGCAAAAGAGGAAACACAGCAAGGAATGTCCACAGTTCGGGCACCACCGCAAGATCTGGATTCTAACCCTGAGGCACCCTGTTGCATACATTCTCTAACCAGAGCTTATCCACAATGGAGCACAAACTCTGCACAGGTAAGAAGAGAGCTGTGGGGTCTACAGGCCACCAATAAGGAAGCCCATTCAGCCACGAAGGAGATTTTCTGggaaagaaagagcaaagcaagAAAGAACCTATTTCAAAAGAGTTCCTTGGACAAAAAGTTTAAGTCATTGGACTTATCAGTAATTCAGCAGAAATGGAAGCAAAGTCAAAACAGACCGGAACTGCACCACTCTATAACCCAGCAGCCTCAGCATACTGTGGACTCAGAGAAG TTACAGCTTCAAAGCAACAGcgaggaggaggagagctgctGGTCCAGCAGACCCACACTCCCCGACCTCTCCCAGACTTTCCCTGGCAAAAACGCAAGAA GGAGCACAGAGAAGTTAACTTCTAGGAAGATGACTTTTCTAG GCTTTCTGCACCCTGACAGCAGCACATGTTCTGACAGCAGTGGCTTCTCAGACCAGCCTAACTCCTACCTCTTCTAG
- the Tespa1 gene encoding protein TESPA1 isoform X4 — translation MFWNCNPTDVPSIRILTPESEPHSPKERLRKAISKMCLYTGSRDRFSSPHNTPKRNSLDQVVWEVMDRVREEKLVLQKGPGFGEGPQKETAHPTRDSQLPATSPCVFYAKEETQQGMSTVRAPPQDLDSNPEAPCCIHSLTRAYPQWSTNSAQVRRELWGLQATNKEAHSATKEIFWERKSKARKNLFQKSSLDKKFKSLDLSVIQQKWKQSQNRPELHHSITQQPQHTVDSEKLQLQSNSEEEESCWSSRPTLPDLSQTFPGKNARRSTEKLTSRKMTFLGFLHPDSSTCSDSSGFSDQPNSYLF, via the exons ATGTTCTGGAATTGCAACCCAACTGATGTGCCATCCATCAGGATTCTGACTCCAGAGTCTGAACCCCACTCACCCAAAGAACGCCTCCGGAAAGCTATCTCCAAAATGTGCCTGTACACAGGTTCCCGCGATCGGTTCTCATCACCCCACAACACCCCTAAGAGAAACAGTTTGGACCAAGTGGTGTGGGAAGTAATGGACAgagtgagagaagagaagctaGTTCTTcagaaaggccctgggtttggggAAGGTCCACAGAAAGAGACTGCCCACCCTACAAGGGATTCACAGCTTCCTGCTACCTCTCCATGTGTCTTCTACGCAAAAGAGGAAACACAGCAAGGAATGTCCACAGTTCGGGCACCACCGCAAGATCTGGATTCTAACCCTGAGGCACCCTGTTGCATACATTCTCTAACCAGAGCTTATCCACAATGGAGCACAAACTCTGCACAGGTAAGAAGAGAGCTGTGGGGTCTACAGGCCACCAATAAGGAAGCCCATTCAGCCACGAAGGAGATTTTCTGggaaagaaagagcaaagcaagAAAGAACCTATTTCAAAAGAGTTCCTTGGACAAAAAGTTTAAGTCATTGGACTTATCAGTAATTCAGCAGAAATGGAAGCAAAGTCAAAACAGACCGGAACTGCACCACTCTATAACCCAGCAGCCTCAGCATACTGTGGACTCAGAGAAG TTACAGCTTCAAAGCAACAGcgaggaggaggagagctgctGGTCCAGCAGACCCACACTCCCCGACCTCTCCCAGACTTTCCCTGGCAAAAACGCAAGAA GGAGCACAGAGAAGTTAACTTCTAGGAAGATGACTTTTCTAG GCTTTCTGCACCCTGACAGCAGCACATGTTCTGACAGCAGTGGCTTCTCAGACCAGCCTAACTCCTACCTCTTCTAG